Genomic window (Phacochoerus africanus isolate WHEZ1 chromosome 1, ROS_Pafr_v1, whole genome shotgun sequence):
CCATGGGGATAACAGCAacgaaataaaaatgaatgcaatCTAGGTTCTATGTGTCTTAGACCCCAGACTAGTGATTATTTCTAAGATTTCCAGAAGTATTTTTAAgctcagttttcattttcatttaaactcatatttatatatcataaaatttgaaaagtaaaattttaaaacgagtctaaaaaataatttcattctctAACAAAATATCAGTGAAAGAGGCAATTTCCTGTttaacttctgtttttgtttcaagtTCTCACTTTAAGCCTTTTAGTATTCAAAAATGGTGCATGAATGACTGTGAAATAATATTCTCAACCACACCCtaaatgtgttttttccttttgaagatgTTTACCTTTATAGAGCATATAGCAGTGTAGTTTTCCAGACAGTAGTTTCTGGTTCCTCTTTCTCAGAATACTGGGTTAAATATAGTCACTTCAGTTTGATGCTTATGATGTAACCATTTAGACTTGCATATGGTAGGTCATTAGAGTATTAAGTATTAACCAAAACAAGGCagtgtgctgaaagaaaaaaaagaaactcttgtaCACAGAATATATAAAGTTTGGCCTCTAATGGAAACTGTGGGTGATACTCATTTATTGAGGCCATCCATTGATGCTCAGGAAGGTTAAATGCCCTGTGTAAGTCATCTGTCTAACTAGTAACTAGTGGCAATGGTTGAGTGTGATTCCAGAGCTAGGATTCTTAGCCACTGTATGACTTTTAAGGAACAAAAgtgagttctttttaaattttaccataTGGAACTGTTAACTTTTTATTagatttgaaaagtaaaaaaaaaaaaatgaaactttaacaTGAAAATGTCTATATCTCACTGTATTTGATATTCTGGCTTACCTCTGGCTAATGGTTTTGAAGACCTaaacaaatcactttttttttttgtggaaaggaaagtttgctttatttataaCGGGGTTGCAGGGGAGGGTGCAGACTCCTGTCCAAAGGCTGACTTCCCCCACTGTCAATCAGTGGGCAAGAGCTTTCAAAGGTGGAGGGAGTGGACTGCATGCAGAAAGAGCACAGTCAGTTCTGACATGgacaaatcactttaaaaaaagtaagctatagtagattttcttaatttccaagaAGGCAATGCTTGGAAAACTTTCTAAGTATAAGGCATGTGAATTCAGATGAAGACATTTGGctagaaaatttaaagatgaGGTTCTTTTCTCTCAGTAGAGGTTTTTGTAGCAAAGTTTCTTGGCATCAGTGCTGCTCCTTATGTGAGATATAGAAAGTCATACTTGAAagtcattctctctttctctttctctctttttttttttttttttgtaggggggccacacccatgacatatggaagttcctggaccagggactgaacccacatcacagcagtgacctgagccactgcagtggcaatgcaggatccttaaccagctgtgccacaagagaactcccttaatAGTTTCTAAGTCTTGCATCACTGGTGGAAGAATAGAATAGCTTGAAATCTGGCATGTCTGTTTCCTGATCCCAGTGACCTGCCAGAAGTAAAATTTGTGTGATTATTAGAAAGTTTTTGTTACTTAGGATTTTGTGTGAGGAAGTGACCCCCATTTCATACAGAGTTTATGTAAAGAATCTATTAGAACAGAGGAGAACTCACTTGTCACACTGCTCCTGTGTGTGAGAACAGTGTATTCAGCTTGGTAGTAGCTCCCATGATGAAAGGATATGTGGTGATGTTTTCCTTTGGGAGTTAATCTTTGCCTAATGaaggactttatttttctttttaattggatAGCTGAGTTTTTCAGCACCTGGATTGAAAACCAGCTCCATACATTGGAACATCTAGtttttagtcattaaaaataGCCTGTATgatatcaaacttaaaatttACATAGCAGTAGTAAAAATAGGACAAGAGATGGTTAACCCAGGCCACAAGCTGGCTCCTGGTACCCTTATATACATGCAATATTccatattgcatttttaaattaatttcacatttttgatAAACACTTCAAAAGTTATTGGAAATCTTCTAATTTAGGGAAATTTTCTTGTAAGATTgcgtttaaaaataaaataggagggGTGTGAAGCTGAATAATCAAATTTGTTACCAGTGTTAGGTCAGTTTCTTTAATAGACATCTATTAAGCATCCTAGGGCACACAGTCCTTTTCTAaagaaggttttattttattttattattttttattttagggtcgcacctgtggcatttggtcCTTTCCAGGctagagttgaattggagctgcacctgcccgCCTAAACCTCAgctacagccacatgggatctgagccttctctgcaaactacaccacagctcacggcaacaccagatccttaacccactgagcaaggccaaggatcagacctgcatgcttatggatactagacaagtttgttactgctgagccacagcaggaactcctcaagaggattttaaaagagcttttgattttatttttatgtttaagaatAGCCTAGCAGAAAGAAACtttagaggagagaaaagaaaggcaaatggTGATTATAAACAATTAGCACTTAAATATAGAGCCAGGCTTTTGGCTACTTAATGTTTTGGCCAAGAAAGTACCATAAGTGCACagatattttaattctaaaaaaaaaaaaaagcttggtttCAAAATAATAGTTCGGAATTTTAATAACCATTATTTCCAAAGAATCAGTTAATTCTTAAAATCTCTTTATAAATAGACATTATATTAATCCTACCATAATCTTTACTTATCTGCAAATATAGATAGGTAAAAATGTGGTAAACTTGAGAAAATCAAGTATATTTCTTGGTTTTCTCAAATTTAGCAAACGTTTTCAAAATGTCCAAAGGTAAGTGAATTGATGttcttatattctttaaaatgattaaggAAACATTCAaagattaattattttaaaaaggagtagGTAGAAAATATGAACTTCTGAagaatatcttatttttctaagatgaaatttttaaagatatgtttGGGGTGCAAGTTTCCTGTAAATTCCCACTGGGTcatgaaaaattttattggacAGTCTCTATATGCCAGTGTGTCACGATGACACCTTTTGGGCAttcttaaactttcttttttttttttttttttagtctttgatcagagccatagccgccggcctatgccacaaccacagcaatgtgggatctgagctgcgtctgtgactacaccacagctcacagcaatgccagatccttaatccaatgagtgaggccagagattgaattttagtcctcatggttgctaattgggttccttaactgctgagccacgacaggaactcctgggcattgTTAAACTTTCTAACTGACCTGGTGATTGAAGATCTCAGGTCCTTAAGGGCAGCTTGACCAGAAGCCACGATAGTGCTCCAAGGAAAACAAGACATTCTGAAATAGTGCATGCCACCTTTTGTTGTGCTTTACTTACTTATATTCTCCTTTTCTCAGAGTTGGCACAAAGTACACTGACTGGTCCTGAGGATAGGTTTTTGACATTAGCCAGACTAAATCCTTCTTCTGGATGATCAACTTTTATCCCCTTTCTTTCAGCGTATTAGGAAATACTTTTCAGTTTCAAAAGGTTATCTTTGTGAtaacttttatacttttaaaaatttgccataggcgttccagttgtggtgcagtggattaagaattcagctgcagcagctcgggttgctgtggaggtgtgatCTCTAGtattgtgcagtgggttaaaggatccagcactgctgcaactgCAGTAAAGTTAGCAGcagaggctcagattcaacctctggcctgggaacttccatatgccactggtgtggccattaaaaaacaaactaaaaaaatgccacagtaaaattattttttaatttacacatgtttatttatttatttttggctgcttccatggcaggtggaggttccttggccagggattgaacccaaaccacaggagTAActtgagccacatcagtgataacactggaacgttaactgctaggctgccagggaactccaatactttttATTTGTAGCACACATAAATTAACCACTCTTTCCTTCCTAGATCCATGTTCACTAGCGGCCTTACAGAAAGCACTCAAAAAGAAGTTAGAATAGTCGGTGTTGAAGCTGAATCGATGGATTTAGTGTTGAACTATGCCTATACTTCCAGAATTGTTCTGACGGAGGCCAATGTTCAAGCCTTGTTTACTGCAGCTAGCATCTTCCAGATTCCCTCCATCCAAGACCAATGTGCTAAGTACATGATCAGTCATTTGGACCCACAGAATTCTATTGGGGTCTTCATTTTTGCTGATCATTATGGTCATCAGGAACTTGGAGATCGCTCAAAAGAATACATTCGTAAAAAATTCCTGTGTGTCACCAAAGAACAAGAGTTTCTCCAGTTGACTAAAGACCAACTGATAAGTATCCTAAACAGTGATGATTTAAATGTAGACCGAGAAGAGCATGTTTATGAAAGCATCGTAAGGTGGTTTGAACATGAACAGAGTGAAAGAGAAGTGCACCTTCCAGAAATTTTTGCCAAATGCATACGTTTTCCTCTGATGGAAGACACCTTTGTAGAGAAAATTCCACCTCAGTTTGCACAGGCTATAGCCAAAAGCTCTGGGGAAAAGGGACCATTGAATACTAATGGCTGCACGCAGAGACTTGGAATGACTGCATCAGAAATGATCATATGTTTTGATGCTGCCCACAAACACTCAGGAAAGAAGCAAACAGTGCCTTGTCTAGATATATTCACAGGAAAAGTGTTCAAACTATGCAAACCACCGAATGACCTAAGAGAGGTTGGGATTCTGGTTTCACCGGACAATGATATTTACATCGCAGGAGGGTACAGGCCAAGCAGCAGTGAGGTATCCATTGATCATAAGGCAGAAAATGATTTCTGGATGTACGACCATTCCACCAATAGGTGGCTAGCCAAACCGTCCTTGCTTCGAGCCAGAATAGGCTGCAAACTGGTGTACTGCTGTGGGAAGATGTATGCAATTGGAGGGCGTGTTTATGAAGGTGATGGGAGAAACTCACTGAAATCTGTGGAGTGCTATGACAGCAGAGAGAATTGTTGGACTACAGTTTGTGCCATGCCTGTTGCAATGGAGTTTCACAATGCTGTGGAGTACAAAGAGAAGATCTATGTTTTACAGGGTAGGTGCCTACGTGATTTAGTTCTTCATGAAAGGGTAACAGGTCAGATTGGGGTTCACTCACTTATACTAAAACATAAGTAAAACACAAGTTGTTTCTATGAATTGAGGAATGCCTCTGGCTTTCCTGTCATAAACTATTTGTTGGAATAGTCTGTTCTTAAAAGGAccagtaaagaaaataaatttttcaatcAAAAAAGGCAGGTACTTAAAAGTTCCTGAAATGATCCTGTAAATGTTTTATGTTCTTACTGTGTTTTGACATCACGTGGAATAAATagttttgaaaacatattttcataaataatagtTCAGCACTGGGGGAAAACTCTTTCAGAGCCACTTTTAAGACATTAAACAAGAAAGCCAGTTTGATACATGACTTTTTTGCTCTTCAGTAATATATGATCAAGAGATGTTGCagcaactatttattttttttatggaacTTACTGGAttagttttaaagagaaaaaagaacaaagcaacaaGTATAGTTATACTATTCAGTTGCCAAAGAATTTCGTATAAGCCTTTTGATGGCAAAGGTTATGAAACTTAATTATGAAGAGTTTAAACTACAGTCTTTAAGGTTTCAGTTTCACTGCAGTTTGTTGCCATCTGTAGAACATTaagttttcaagttttttttttactgaaaaattttGAGGTGtcacctttttcttttaacattataAGAGGAGAGGGACCataatatacttaaatttttttgtttcagctGTTGAAGACTAGTACTCTGGCAAAGAGGATATAGTAGAAGTAGAAAGAATAACTGAGTAAGAGCAAATAAGATATTTGATCCAAGATTCTTGTTTGTGAtaatgttttccttctgtttggTTTCTTATTTTAGTTGCTTGAATACTAGATGCAGTGTTGGCAGTACCAACATCTTTATTCTTCTTGTGTTTCTTAATTGCTCATATGTAATGTTTTTCTCACACTACTACtctaataaaacaaagaaaatggggCAACTTCTGTTAGATACACCTGATTCTTTAGGTCTTTTCCcattgtgggtttgtttttttttttaatatgttctttCTTCCAGGCCTTGACTTAAAACTTCCTAGAAATGCctaaattcatttgtttaaacTTCAATATGAAGTTAATTCTCCAGAAGTAGCAGTACTCTCTAGTACTATATTTTAGTTGAATAGAAGCATGGGCATGATTTAGGTTTGTTAGTTTtgtcaaaaaatgaaatatccaaATGGATGTAAAATCTATTGAGAATGGTTGGATAGGTTATATCTTCCAATATGATGAAGCACTCTCTGCATATATTTTGGTTCTACTGGCTGACCagttagggtttttgtttttgtttttatggtctcccctgcagcatatggaaattcccaggctaggaggcaaatcagaactgcagctgcaggcctacaccacagcaactcaggatccaagtcgcatctgtgacctacagtgcacctcatggcaacactggattcttaacccactgagctagaccagggattgaatgaaccctcatcctcatagattctatgttaggttgttaacctgctgatccacaataggaactcccctagttAGTCGATAGAGATAGAATTAATTAGAAGACTCCCAAATGGAATGTGTAGGTTGTGTATTAAGGTAAATactaaagcaaaataataaattaatagaatTTCAGGGATGGAATGAACATTGTTTAACCTGATGTATTTTTTATAAGAGAAATGTGAAGCACTGAGGGTTTTCTTAATTGTCTATTACTGGTTTAATTTATTAAAGAAGACTTTAGATttgaaaaatcaactttttaaatgtactattttacctttttataaGAAATTTGTAGTGAGGTAGTACATGGTAGAAAGTTTTAATTCCCGTCTTTATTAAGAATCCTTTTACATAAGTCCATAGGGGTAGGTAATATGTAAGCAAAATCTGGGAGTTTAACAAGCTGTTTTATGAAAAACTGAAATTACAGCTTCACTTTTATTAAGTAGACACTTACATTTATCCGTAGGAGGAAACCTAGTTCAAAACAGTTTTCAAGGGGAAGCTCAATTTAGAATTAGGTACTTCTAATCTAAACAAAGCCTCTTTATGTAAATAAACTTGATATGAATAGTCAGAAGCTTATGCTGTACTGTCAGTGGCTATTAGACTGTCATTTAATCTGTTCATAAAGGGTTCAGATCTTCATATCAAGGactttatataaatgttatatttaacCAAGCTCTTGTAAATATTCACTAGTTTGATTATTTTAGACGTCTTTATATTGGCACTCTGACTTAGCACACCCTTTTATTGTCAAAATAGAACTGAAACTGAGTCATAGTCAACTCCATAAACCATGTGCATGTTTTTGGTCATCTTAAAGTCACATTTACTCTCTTTGAATATTTGTCTTTGCATTATAGCAACTGAAGTTAACACATGAGTGGCCCAGAGACACAAATCTGAATGATTCTGTGTACTATCttctaattaaataattaacaCATAAATTTATAGTGGCTTATTCATGCTGAgactgtatgtatatatcttgATCTTACTGGCTAACCATTAgtaatcatgcttttttttttttaagagctggcttaaaatatgttttctgaaaCATCCAATTGAGTAAATGGAATGATAGAGTAAATGGAAACAAGGTCTTAACCTTTATTCTGCCATGAAGCCAAAGTAACTGCTCTCACTTCCCCATTTTGAACACCCCAGTTCAGGTTGACCATAATGTTATGTTATGCTGTGCCGTGGAATGAAGACATTTAagctattttataatatttaatctcTGGGtattataaaaagtattttagaaagaaaaatatttggaaaattacaCTTTTTGGTATTCAACATACAACCAAAAAGAGCCATGTaaatatgcatattctttttttctttttcgtgttTTTTAGGAGAATTTTTCCTCTTCTATGAGCCTCAGAAAGACTACTGGGGTTTCTTAACCCCCATGACTGTGCCTCGAATCCAGGGCTTAGCAGCTGTATACAAGAACTCTATCTACTACATAGCTGGAACCTGTGGAAATCATCAGCGTATGTTTACTGTAGAAGCCTATGATATTGAACTCAATAAATGGACTCGTAAGAAGGACTTTCCATGTGATGAGTCCATAAATCCATACCTTAAACTGGTACTTTTCCAGAATAAACTCCATTTATTTGTTCGAGCTACTCAAGTGACCGTTGAAGAACATGTCTTCAGAACCAGCAGAAAAAATTCCCTTTATCAATATGATGACATCACTGACCAATGGATGAAAGTATATGAGACCCCAGATCGGCTCTGGGACCTTGGCCGGCATTTTGAATGTGCTGTTGCTAAACTCTATCCTCAGTGTCTTCAGAAAGTACTTTAACGAAGGGCAGGCCTTAGTGAGCTCACCGGCATCTCGTACTTAAGGAAACTTAGTCTTTCAAAGATACAAGAAGTGGTGTCAGTATT
Coding sequences:
- the KBTBD8 gene encoding kelch repeat and BTB domain-containing protein 8 — protein: MAASADLNKSSPTPNGIPSSDTASEAMDPFHACSILKQLKTMYDEGQLTDIVVEVDHGKTFSCHRNVLAAISPYFRSMFTSGLTESTQKEVRIVGVEAESMDLVLNYAYTSRIVLTEANVQALFTAASIFQIPSIQDQCAKYMISHLDPQNSIGVFIFADHYGHQELGDRSKEYIRKKFLCVTKEQEFLQLTKDQLISILNSDDLNVDREEHVYESIVRWFEHEQSEREVHLPEIFAKCIRFPLMEDTFVEKIPPQFAQAIAKSSGEKGPLNTNGCTQRLGMTASEMIICFDAAHKHSGKKQTVPCLDIFTGKVFKLCKPPNDLREVGILVSPDNDIYIAGGYRPSSSEVSIDHKAENDFWMYDHSTNRWLAKPSLLRARIGCKLVYCCGKMYAIGGRVYEGDGRNSLKSVECYDSRENCWTTVCAMPVAMEFHNAVEYKEKIYVLQGEFFLFYEPQKDYWGFLTPMTVPRIQGLAAVYKNSIYYIAGTCGNHQRMFTVEAYDIELNKWTRKKDFPCDESINPYLKLVLFQNKLHLFVRATQVTVEEHVFRTSRKNSLYQYDDITDQWMKVYETPDRLWDLGRHFECAVAKLYPQCLQKVL